A single Saccharolobus shibatae B12 DNA region contains:
- a CDS encoding transcription elongation factor encodes MGGKRRKRTKIIRVKPKLPKTFECPRCGKVSISVKIKDNVATITCGSCGLYTEIEVPPVFDEANAYSKFIDMYLEGRLQIKERTNENTEEENEIEGESEEIPHGQVE; translated from the coding sequence ATGGGAGGGAAAAGACGAAAGAGGACTAAAATTATCAGAGTAAAGCCTAAATTACCGAAAACATTTGAATGCCCTAGATGTGGAAAGGTCTCAATTAGTGTAAAGATAAAAGATAATGTTGCAACAATTACATGTGGAAGTTGTGGTCTTTATACTGAAATTGAAGTACCTCCTGTATTTGATGAGGCAAATGCTTATTCCAAATTCATAGACATGTACTTGGAGGGAAGATTACAAATAAAAGAGAGAACGAATGAAAATACGGAAGAAGAAAATGAAATTGAAGGGGAAAGTGAAGAAATACCTCATGGACAAGTTGAATGA
- a CDS encoding Lrp/AsnC ligand binding domain-containing protein, with protein sequence MASAIVLINTDAGGEEEVFEKLKNMNEVVEAYVVYGVYDIVIKVETENMDKLKNFISNSIRKIPKVRSTLTMIIMEGRSVIKK encoded by the coding sequence GTGGCTAGTGCGATAGTCCTTATAAATACAGATGCTGGAGGAGAAGAAGAGGTATTCGAAAAACTAAAAAACATGAATGAAGTCGTGGAAGCATATGTAGTTTATGGGGTGTATGATATCGTAATAAAAGTTGAAACTGAAAATATGGACAAGCTAAAGAATTTCATCAGTAATTCCATACGAAAGATACCTAAAGTAAGATCGACATTGACAATGATAATAATGGAGGGAAGAAGTGTAATAAAGAAATGA
- a CDS encoding phosphoglycerol geranylgeranyltransferase, protein MKLKGKVKKYLMDKLNDNEKLHFSLLDPFKINSSEELKYIAKNLYNAGTDAFLIGGTLGVSKDKLDFVISLLDDYEIPKIIFPSNINLLSEKADALLFLSLLNSDDIYYVIGAQIVAAPIIKMLQMEVIPTAYVIVGHGGTAAHIGKARVIPYDNFELATAYTLAAEYLGMDFVYLEAGSGAPEPIRPEMISFIKKASSIPLIIGGGIRSVEVALKLVEAGANIIVTGNIIESDVDKAIKIIRGIKNK, encoded by the coding sequence ATGAAATTGAAGGGGAAAGTGAAGAAATACCTCATGGACAAGTTGAATGATAATGAAAAATTACATTTTTCTCTCCTAGACCCATTTAAAATTAATTCTAGTGAAGAGCTTAAATATATAGCTAAGAACTTATATAACGCTGGAACCGATGCATTTCTTATTGGAGGCACATTAGGTGTTTCTAAAGATAAATTAGATTTTGTCATATCCTTACTTGACGATTATGAAATACCGAAGATTATATTCCCTAGCAATATAAACCTTTTATCTGAGAAGGCTGATGCATTATTATTTTTATCCCTATTAAACTCTGACGATATATATTATGTGATAGGTGCACAAATAGTAGCTGCTCCAATCATAAAAATGTTACAAATGGAGGTAATACCAACTGCTTATGTAATAGTGGGACACGGAGGTACTGCAGCACACATAGGCAAGGCCAGAGTAATACCATATGATAATTTTGAGTTAGCAACTGCCTATACTTTAGCCGCGGAGTATTTAGGAATGGATTTTGTTTACCTCGAGGCCGGATCTGGAGCCCCAGAACCAATAAGGCCAGAAATGATATCTTTTATCAAAAAGGCTTCCAGTATCCCGTTAATTATAGGAGGTGGAATAAGAAGCGTGGAAGTCGCTTTAAAATTAGTTGAAGCCGGAGCAAATATAATTGTTACTGGAAATATAATTGAAAGTGACGTCGATAAGGCAATAAAAATAATAAGGGGAATAAAGAATAAATAG
- a CDS encoding preprotein translocase subunit Sec61beta, whose translation MPSSKKKKETVPVMSMAGLIRYYEEENEKIKINPKIVIGASLALTIIVIVITKLF comes from the coding sequence ATGCCTTCATCAAAGAAGAAAAAAGAGACTGTCCCAGTAATGTCAATGGCAGGATTAATTAGATATTATGAGGAGGAAAACGAGAAAATCAAGATAAATCCTAAAATTGTAATAGGAGCTAGTCTAGCATTAACAATTATCGTTATAGTGATCACAAAACTATTTTAA